The Streptomyces sp. P9-A4 genome contains a region encoding:
- a CDS encoding L,D-transpeptidase translates to MAVVGPSVTVVWKRARYALAVAGLMAGLVGCTAADGGGGIDIGLPGKARAPGDVIRVSPEDGGRGVQAEGPVEVRVDAGRLERVTVAQVDDGRRTAVAGEISADGLRWRPRPDTRLALAAKYSVDAVALDAHGRRSARHTTFTTVVPESRFIGYFKPENRSTVGTGMIVSFGFNMPIENRAEVERAVRVTSDPPVEVVGHWFGKERLDFRPAAYWAPGTRVTVELGLRDVEGAPGVYGIQRKTVGFTVGRSQVSLVDAAAHTMEVRRDGEVLATLPITAGAPKTTTYNGKMVVTELYDVTRMDGRTVGFGGEYDIKDVPHAIRLTDSGTFLHGNYWASSDTFGSANVSHGCVGLRDEKGGSADAPAGWFFERTIIGDVVEVVNSRDRKVAPDNGLGGWNMEWNLWKAGSALH, encoded by the coding sequence GTGGCCGTCGTTGGGCCGAGCGTGACAGTTGTATGGAAGCGGGCGAGGTACGCCCTCGCGGTGGCGGGACTGATGGCGGGCCTCGTGGGCTGCACGGCGGCGGACGGCGGAGGCGGGATCGACATCGGCCTGCCGGGGAAGGCGCGGGCCCCCGGTGATGTCATCCGGGTGAGCCCGGAGGACGGCGGGCGCGGGGTGCAGGCCGAGGGTCCGGTGGAGGTGAGGGTGGACGCCGGGCGGCTCGAACGGGTGACGGTCGCCCAGGTCGACGACGGCCGCCGGACGGCGGTCGCCGGGGAGATCTCGGCGGACGGGCTGCGCTGGCGACCCCGGCCGGACACCCGGCTCGCGCTGGCCGCGAAGTACAGCGTGGACGCGGTCGCGCTCGACGCGCACGGGCGCCGCTCCGCCCGGCACACCACCTTCACGACGGTGGTGCCGGAGAGCCGCTTCATCGGCTACTTCAAACCGGAGAACCGTTCCACGGTCGGCACCGGCATGATCGTCTCCTTCGGCTTCAACATGCCGATCGAGAACCGGGCCGAGGTCGAGCGGGCCGTCCGGGTCACCTCCGACCCGCCGGTGGAGGTGGTCGGCCACTGGTTCGGCAAGGAGCGGCTCGACTTCCGGCCCGCCGCGTACTGGGCGCCCGGCACGAGGGTCACCGTCGAGCTGGGCCTGCGGGACGTCGAGGGCGCCCCCGGGGTGTACGGCATCCAGCGCAAGACGGTCGGCTTCACCGTCGGCCGCTCCCAGGTCTCCCTGGTCGACGCCGCCGCGCACACCATGGAGGTACGGCGGGACGGCGAGGTCCTCGCCACCCTGCCGATCACGGCGGGGGCGCCGAAGACCACCACGTACAACGGGAAGATGGTCGTCACCGAGCTGTACGACGTGACGCGGATGGACGGGCGCACGGTCGGCTTCGGCGGCGAGTACGACATCAAGGACGTGCCGCACGCGATCCGGCTGACCGACTCGGGGACCTTCCTGCACGGCAACTACTGGGCCTCGTCCGACACCTTCGGCTCCGCGAACGTCAGCCACGGCTGTGTGGGGCTGCGGGACGAGAAGGGCGGCAGCGCGGACGCGCCGGCGGGCTGGTTCTTCGAGCGGACGATCATCGGCGACGTGGTGGAGGTGGTCAACTCCCGTGACCGGAAGGTCGCTCCCGACAACGGCCTCGGCGGCTGGAACATGGAGTGGAACCTCTGGAAGGCGGGCTCGGCTCTGCACTGA
- a CDS encoding L,D-transpeptidase, which produces MNGQPISGASVGAEGRRGRRGGVGLRALAAGAMLLVLTACGGGATAGGGTGGQGPAAQGGGGTQDNNAASQAVVTILPKDGADSVATSGVLKVTAEQGKLTTVTVADSKGTAIDGKIAADGASWSPTSHLSGGTQYKVHAIAKDSAGRESAKDTSFTTLVPKNTFIGHYTPEDGSTVGVGMPVSINFTRGITDPEAVEKAIKVTAVPSVPIEGHWFGNDRLDFRPEDYWAAGTKVTVHLNLDGVEGRPGVYGKQKKTITFTIGRRQVTTVDASAKTMKVERDGKVIKTIPITAGAPSTTTYNGQMVISEKFKVTRMNGATVGFGGEYDIKDVPHAMRLSTSGTFVHGNYWASAGTFGSSNVSHGCVGLQDARGAGDSSMPAAWFYDRSIIGDVVVVKNSNDKQIKPDNGLNGWNMKWSEWIA; this is translated from the coding sequence GTGAACGGGCAGCCGATATCGGGGGCATCGGTAGGGGCCGAGGGGCGGCGGGGCCGACGCGGGGGCGTCGGACTGCGGGCCCTGGCGGCGGGGGCGATGCTCCTGGTGCTCACCGCCTGCGGCGGGGGAGCGACCGCCGGCGGCGGTACGGGGGGACAGGGGCCGGCGGCCCAGGGCGGCGGCGGTACGCAGGACAACAACGCGGCCTCCCAGGCGGTCGTGACGATCCTTCCGAAGGACGGCGCCGACTCGGTCGCCACCAGCGGGGTCCTCAAGGTCACCGCGGAGCAGGGCAAGCTGACCACGGTCACGGTCGCCGACTCCAAGGGCACCGCGATCGACGGGAAGATCGCGGCGGACGGCGCCAGCTGGTCGCCGACCTCGCACCTGTCGGGCGGCACCCAGTACAAGGTGCACGCCATCGCGAAGGACTCGGCGGGCCGTGAGTCGGCGAAGGACACCTCCTTCACCACGCTGGTCCCGAAGAACACCTTCATCGGCCACTACACGCCGGAGGACGGTTCGACCGTCGGCGTCGGCATGCCGGTGTCCATCAACTTCACCCGGGGCATCACGGACCCGGAGGCCGTCGAGAAGGCCATCAAGGTGACGGCCGTGCCGTCGGTGCCGATCGAGGGCCACTGGTTCGGCAACGACCGCCTGGACTTCCGCCCGGAGGACTACTGGGCCGCCGGCACCAAGGTGACCGTGCACCTCAACCTGGACGGCGTCGAGGGCCGCCCCGGCGTCTACGGCAAGCAGAAGAAGACGATCACCTTCACCATCGGCCGCCGTCAGGTCACCACCGTCGACGCGAGCGCCAAGACGATGAAGGTCGAGCGCGACGGCAAGGTCATCAAGACGATCCCGATCACCGCGGGCGCCCCGTCGACGACCACGTACAACGGTCAGATGGTCATCAGCGAGAAGTTCAAGGTGACCCGGATGAACGGGGCCACCGTCGGCTTCGGCGGCGAGTACGACATCAAGGACGTGCCGCACGCGATGCGCCTGTCCACCTCCGGCACCTTCGTGCACGGCAACTACTGGGCCTCGGCGGGGACGTTCGGCTCCTCCAACGTCAGCCACGGCTGCGTCGGCCTCCAGGACGCGCGGGGCGCGGGCGACAGCTCCATGCCGGCCGCCTGGTTCTACGACCGCTCGATCATCGGTGACGTGGTCGTCGTGAAGAACTCGAACGACAAGCAGATCAAGCCCGACAACGGCCTCAACGGCTGGAACATGAAGTGGTCGGAGTGGATCGCGTAG
- a CDS encoding enoyl-CoA hydratase/isomerase family protein — translation MTVNLEVAEGVGTIRLDRPPMNALDIATQDRLRELAQEATDRDDVRAVVIYGGEKVFAAGADIKEMQVMDHVAMVKRSRALQDAFTAVARIPKPVVAAITGYALGGGCELALCADYRIAADNAKLGQPEILLGLIPGAGGTQRLSRLVGPSRAKDLIFTGRMVKADEALTLGLVDRVVPAAEVYEQAHAWAARLAQGPAVALRAAKEAVDQGLETDIDTGLAIERTWFAALFATEDRETGMRSFVEEGPGKAKFA, via the coding sequence ATGACTGTGAACCTCGAAGTCGCCGAAGGCGTCGGCACCATCCGCCTCGACCGCCCCCCGATGAACGCCCTGGACATCGCGACCCAGGACCGGCTGCGCGAGCTGGCCCAGGAGGCGACCGACCGCGACGACGTGCGCGCCGTGGTGATCTACGGCGGCGAGAAGGTGTTCGCGGCCGGCGCGGACATCAAGGAGATGCAGGTCATGGACCACGTGGCCATGGTCAAGCGCTCCCGCGCCCTCCAGGACGCCTTCACCGCCGTCGCCCGCATCCCCAAGCCGGTCGTCGCCGCGATCACCGGCTACGCCCTGGGCGGCGGCTGCGAGCTGGCGCTCTGCGCGGACTACCGGATCGCCGCCGACAACGCGAAGCTGGGCCAGCCGGAGATCCTGCTCGGCCTGATCCCGGGCGCGGGCGGCACCCAGCGCCTCTCCCGCCTGGTCGGCCCGTCCAGGGCCAAGGACCTCATCTTCACCGGCCGGATGGTCAAGGCGGACGAGGCCCTGACGCTGGGCCTGGTCGACCGGGTCGTGCCGGCCGCCGAGGTGTACGAGCAGGCGCACGCCTGGGCGGCCCGGCTCGCGCAGGGCCCGGCGGTCGCGCTGCGGGCCGCGAAGGAGGCGGTCGACCAGGGTCTGGAGACGGACATCGACACCGGTCTCGCCATCGAGCGCACCTGGTTCGCCGCCCTGTTCGCGACCGAGGACCGCGAGACCGGGATGCGCAGCTTCGTCGAGGAGGGCCCGGGCAAGGCGAAGTTCGCCTGA
- a CDS encoding ATP-binding protein, whose translation MAGLEGREQPWQRASAAAARWSPAADDEQAAEAVELYGNPADEDVRLPSLPESAWLARRLTQHVVLRQWALGPQIAEYAVLLVSELVGNAVRHTGARSFALRLQRRRGWIRVEVRDPSRGLPCLMPVHELDTSGRGLFLVDKLSDRWGVDLAPRGKTTWFEMRVADRP comes from the coding sequence ATGGCGGGCCTGGAGGGTAGGGAACAACCGTGGCAGCGCGCGAGCGCGGCCGCAGCGCGGTGGTCACCGGCCGCGGATGACGAACAGGCCGCCGAAGCAGTGGAGTTGTACGGCAACCCGGCCGATGAGGACGTGCGGCTGCCGTCCCTGCCGGAGTCCGCGTGGCTGGCCCGCAGGCTCACCCAGCACGTCGTGCTGCGGCAGTGGGCGCTCGGCCCGCAGATCGCGGAGTACGCGGTGCTGCTGGTCTCGGAGCTGGTCGGGAACGCGGTGCGGCACACGGGTGCCCGCTCCTTCGCGTTACGTCTCCAGCGGCGGCGCGGCTGGATCCGGGTGGAGGTGCGCGATCCCTCGCGCGGACTGCCCTGTCTGATGCCGGTGCACGAGCTGGACACCAGCGGCCGGGGGCTCTTCCTGGTGGACAAGCTCTCCGACCGCTGGGGCGTGGACCTGGCTCCGCGCGGCAAGACGACCTGGTTCGAGATGCGGGTCGCGGACCGCCCCTGA
- a CDS encoding polysaccharide deacetylase family protein, with the protein MKPTDRRGILRAGAAAALAGALATACGTEPRPAAAPVPRGPAPAPHAAPAPRRLPGQPAEIAHGPRDRPRVALTFHGQGDPALARTLLGQAEKAGARVTVLAVGSWLDAHPDLARRVLDGGHDLGNHTQRHIDINAMTEDRAHAEIAACADRLRRLTGSIGTWFRPSRTQHAAPAVLRAARRAGYPHVLSYDVDSLDFTSPGAPAVVRNVTGTVRAGSVVSLHFGYPDTAAALPLLLADLDRRGLSAVTTTELLT; encoded by the coding sequence GTGAAGCCGACCGACCGCCGAGGAATCCTCCGGGCGGGCGCGGCCGCCGCCCTCGCGGGAGCCCTCGCCACCGCCTGCGGCACGGAGCCCCGCCCCGCCGCCGCCCCCGTGCCCCGGGGCCCCGCCCCCGCACCCCACGCCGCGCCCGCGCCCCGGCGCCTGCCCGGACAGCCCGCCGAGATCGCCCACGGCCCCCGCGACCGGCCCCGCGTCGCCCTCACCTTCCACGGCCAGGGCGACCCCGCCCTCGCCCGGACCCTCCTCGGCCAGGCCGAGAAGGCCGGTGCCCGCGTCACCGTCCTCGCCGTCGGCAGCTGGCTCGACGCCCACCCCGACCTGGCCCGCCGTGTCCTCGACGGCGGCCACGACCTGGGCAACCACACCCAGCGCCACATCGACATCAACGCCATGACCGAGGACCGGGCACACGCCGAGATCGCCGCCTGCGCCGACCGGCTGCGCCGGCTCACCGGCTCCATCGGCACCTGGTTCCGGCCCTCCCGCACCCAGCACGCCGCCCCCGCCGTCCTGCGCGCCGCCCGGCGGGCCGGATACCCGCACGTCCTCTCGTACGACGTCGACTCCCTCGACTTCACCTCGCCCGGCGCCCCCGCCGTCGTCCGCAACGTCACCGGCACGGTCCGCGCCGGCTCCGTCGTCAGCCTGCACTTCGGCTACCCGGACACCGCCGCCGCGCTGCCCCTCCTCCTCGCCGACCTCGACCGCCGCGGACTGAGCGCGGTCACCACCACGGAGCTGCTGACCTGA
- a CDS encoding YncE family protein, with amino-acid sequence MAHPTQSHRARNHRTTGRLAPRALLAAALLVGLAGCGGGDPGEGATTVKKAAAPAVPKPATAPAGLPGMPPLLDPKDVYAADRPDRLSPVVKNFPSRVYVPNTASNTVSVIDPATYQVVETIPVGNQPQHVVPSWDMKTLWVNNNRGHTLTPIDPATGVAGKPVEVHDPYNLYFTPNGKYAVVMASLDRELVFRDPHTMERKKTVPVSCYGVNHADFSADGRYFVVSCEFSGELLKVDTEKMEVIGQQKLPFEGAMPQDVKISPDGKTFYVADMMAHGMWVLDGEKFTTPTLLPTGKGCHGLYVGRDSREMYVSNRGEGTVSVFDFEKNKLTKKWHLPDGGSPDMGGVSADGKVLWLSGRYDAEVYAIDTTTGRQLARIPVGSGPHGLAVYPQPGRYSLGHTGIFR; translated from the coding sequence ATGGCACACCCCACGCAGAGCCACCGCGCACGGAACCACCGCACCACCGGGCGCCTCGCGCCGCGGGCCCTCCTCGCCGCCGCCCTCCTCGTCGGCCTCGCCGGCTGCGGCGGCGGCGACCCGGGAGAGGGCGCCACCACCGTGAAGAAGGCCGCCGCCCCCGCCGTACCCAAACCGGCGACGGCCCCCGCCGGGCTCCCCGGGATGCCGCCGCTGCTCGACCCGAAGGACGTCTACGCCGCGGACCGGCCCGACCGGCTCTCACCGGTCGTCAAGAACTTCCCCTCCCGGGTCTACGTCCCCAACACCGCCTCCAACACGGTCTCCGTCATCGACCCCGCCACCTACCAGGTCGTCGAGACCATCCCCGTCGGCAACCAGCCCCAGCACGTCGTGCCCTCCTGGGACATGAAGACCCTCTGGGTCAACAACAACCGGGGCCACACGCTCACCCCGATCGACCCCGCCACCGGCGTCGCCGGGAAACCGGTCGAGGTCCACGACCCGTACAACCTCTACTTCACGCCCAACGGCAAGTACGCCGTCGTGATGGCCTCGCTCGACCGCGAGCTCGTCTTCCGCGACCCCCACACGATGGAACGGAAGAAGACCGTCCCGGTCAGCTGCTACGGCGTCAACCACGCCGACTTCTCCGCCGACGGGCGCTACTTCGTCGTCTCCTGCGAGTTCTCCGGCGAACTGCTCAAGGTCGACACCGAGAAGATGGAGGTGATCGGCCAGCAGAAGCTGCCCTTCGAGGGCGCCATGCCGCAGGACGTGAAGATCTCCCCGGACGGCAAGACCTTCTACGTCGCCGACATGATGGCCCACGGCATGTGGGTCCTGGACGGCGAGAAGTTCACCACCCCGACCCTGCTCCCCACCGGCAAGGGCTGCCACGGCCTCTACGTCGGCCGGGACTCGCGCGAGATGTACGTCTCCAACCGCGGCGAGGGCACGGTCTCCGTCTTCGACTTCGAGAAGAACAAGCTGACCAAGAAGTGGCACCTGCCCGACGGCGGCTCCCCCGACATGGGAGGCGTCTCCGCCGACGGCAAGGTCCTGTGGCTCTCCGGCCGCTACGACGCCGAGGTCTACGCGATCGACACCACGACCGGCCGCCAGCTGGCCCGCATCCCGGTCGGCAGCGGCCCCCACGGCCTCGCCGTCTACCCGCAGCCGGGCCGCTACTCCCTCGGGCACACCGGGATCTTCCGGTAG
- a CDS encoding GNAT family N-acetyltransferase: MSEELAVIMAAAARGEFPAPDGSTTVVPQPGPRDAGVLAFTAHSVVFTDADPAWVRAELAATSSDPLAASMNPGFLLALMARTGRRMNTIDLLTVADTLPGPPPLELRELDAPVQDRHPRVARALRFRDEVRVWAADGGVLVLGRGVAGRWEAAIEVDEEVRHRGLGRTLATAARHLAPGEVVWAQQSPGNARSVRVFQAAGYRPVASEALLVAG, encoded by the coding sequence ATGAGCGAGGAGCTGGCAGTGATCATGGCGGCGGCGGCACGCGGGGAGTTTCCCGCTCCGGACGGGTCGACGACGGTGGTGCCGCAGCCGGGCCCCAGGGACGCCGGGGTGCTGGCCTTCACCGCCCACTCGGTCGTCTTCACGGACGCCGACCCGGCGTGGGTACGGGCCGAGCTGGCGGCCACGTCGAGCGACCCGCTGGCGGCGAGCATGAACCCGGGCTTCCTGCTCGCGCTCATGGCCCGTACCGGCCGCCGTATGAACACGATCGACCTGCTCACCGTCGCGGACACGCTGCCCGGCCCTCCCCCGCTGGAGCTGCGGGAGCTCGACGCCCCGGTCCAGGATCGGCACCCCCGGGTGGCGCGGGCGCTGAGGTTCCGCGACGAGGTCCGGGTGTGGGCGGCGGACGGCGGGGTGCTGGTCCTGGGCCGGGGCGTCGCGGGCCGCTGGGAGGCGGCGATCGAGGTGGACGAGGAGGTGCGCCACCGGGGTCTGGGCCGGACCCTGGCGACGGCGGCCCGCCACCTCGCTCCGGGCGAGGTGGTCTGGGCCCAGCAGTCCCCGGGCAACGCCCGCAGCGTCCGGGTCTTCCAGGCGGCGGGCTACCGCCCGGTGGCCTCGGAGGCGCTCCTCGTCGCCGGCTGA
- a CDS encoding EF-hand domain-containing protein, with translation MADIESARTAFNKFDADGDGFITAAEYKSLMAKHGDFNVTESVAEVLIKQRDDNGDGVLSWDEFWAHYSKA, from the coding sequence GTGGCGGACATCGAGTCGGCACGCACGGCATTCAACAAGTTCGACGCCGACGGGGACGGTTTCATCACCGCCGCGGAGTACAAGAGCCTCATGGCGAAGCACGGCGACTTCAACGTCACCGAGTCGGTCGCCGAGGTGCTCATCAAGCAGCGCGACGACAACGGCGACGGCGTGCTCTCCTGGGACGAGTTCTGGGCGCACTACAGCAAGGCCTGA
- a CDS encoding CopD family protein, translated as MTLPGSFGTPSRLTAVVLAAAAVLGVALLGAGLAQTGTGELRIPAAGTTTVLRLLVLTGLAVHVGELAGRRLAGEGPRPRAWSAPAALLAATASAGLLLLFTVVSGLSTRVVYGLREGRLLLVAANAFVLAALCAASRRPGLAVLPLALAVGAEALRAHPETNQPLLGSGLTVVHLTAASLWTGTLLYVLRTMRLRGGGRDVLLRYARMAAWAYAALAVTGTLSTLRKLPLDAVLSTAYGRLLLVKLVLFGGVSLLALAARGRLMSGGNAQAPARVEVSVLAGIVLVSALLTVVPAPHGFAP; from the coding sequence GTGACCCTTCCCGGATCCTTCGGTACCCCGAGCCGTCTGACAGCGGTGGTCCTCGCCGCAGCGGCCGTCCTCGGCGTCGCCCTGCTGGGCGCCGGTCTCGCCCAGACGGGTACGGGCGAACTGCGGATACCCGCCGCGGGCACCACCACGGTGCTGCGGCTCCTCGTGCTCACCGGTCTGGCCGTGCACGTCGGCGAACTCGCCGGACGCCGGCTCGCCGGCGAAGGACCACGGCCCCGCGCCTGGTCCGCCCCCGCCGCCCTCCTCGCCGCGACCGCCTCGGCCGGACTCCTGCTGCTCTTCACCGTCGTCAGCGGACTGAGCACGCGCGTGGTGTACGGACTCCGCGAGGGCCGCCTCCTGCTCGTCGCCGCCAACGCCTTCGTGCTGGCCGCCCTCTGCGCCGCCTCCCGGCGCCCCGGGCTCGCCGTGCTCCCGCTCGCCCTCGCCGTCGGGGCCGAGGCGCTGCGCGCCCACCCCGAGACGAACCAGCCGCTCCTGGGGAGCGGCCTCACCGTCGTCCACCTCACCGCCGCCTCGCTGTGGACCGGCACGCTCCTGTACGTGCTCCGCACCATGCGGCTCAGGGGCGGCGGGCGGGACGTGCTGCTCCGGTACGCCCGGATGGCCGCCTGGGCGTACGCGGCCCTCGCCGTCACCGGCACCCTGTCGACCCTGCGCAAGCTGCCGCTGGACGCCGTCCTGAGCACCGCCTACGGACGGCTGCTGCTGGTGAAGCTGGTGCTGTTCGGCGGGGTGAGTCTGCTGGCGCTGGCCGCCCGGGGACGGCTGATGTCCGGCGGGAACGCCCAGGCACCCGCGCGCGTGGAGGTGTCCGTCCTCGCGGGGATCGTCCTCGTCTCGGCGCTGCTCACGGTCGTCCCCGCCCCGCACGGCTTCGCGCCCTGA
- a CDS encoding cupin domain-containing protein — translation MLIRPMADADLVEAYGIRYQQLYPGGGEDLAPWGFGRAVVEPGGVTDPHAHDENEVFLILEGAGEMTIGEERRPIGPDTAVFIPAGNPHFIRNTGDSERLTFLSIYWPTAHGRIDL, via the coding sequence ATGCTGATTCGTCCGATGGCCGACGCCGACCTCGTCGAGGCGTACGGCATCCGCTACCAGCAGCTCTATCCCGGTGGCGGCGAGGACCTCGCGCCCTGGGGATTCGGCCGCGCGGTCGTCGAGCCCGGCGGTGTGACCGACCCGCACGCACATGACGAGAACGAGGTCTTCCTGATCCTGGAGGGCGCGGGCGAGATGACGATCGGCGAGGAACGCCGGCCCATAGGCCCGGACACGGCCGTGTTCATTCCGGCCGGGAACCCCCACTTCATCAGGAACACCGGCGACAGCGAGCGACTGACCTTCCTGTCGATCTACTGGCCCACGGCGCACGGGCGCATCGACCTCTGA
- a CDS encoding methionine--tRNA ligase, producing the protein MAKFSIVTAAPPTPNGDLHLGHLAGPYSGADIFARACRLRGERSVYATGSDVHQSYVPAKARTLDLEPLDMAQGFADEIAAIFSSADLATDSYVRPQHSPLHRETVRDFIRALHDGGRLERRTEDCLYCERCRRYLFEAHVTGACPRCAAASDGNSCENCAWPNVCTDLVDPRCNACGDTPTLRSYERLVFPLSRYAERLAAFHDRTVLSPQVETLCATLTEHGLPDIPISHPTDWGIPVPVEGFEDQRVYVWAEMVPGYLASFAEALGSADGSGAAADWRQVWDDPGTEVVQFFGFDNGYFHAVLFPALLMAYDETLRLPAALLSNEFYELEAAKFSTSRRHAIWASDLLAHVPSDTVRFVLAYDRPEDRRTNFTWDRFRALADGELVGTWQPWLDALFTRMEATGSGRVPDAAGATRSHLRYLADLDRLAERGHRAYRAEGFSPRLATRVLCELVRGAEGFAAAQSRLYASRPGSAEAAAALAAEAATAHVLAQLAQPVMPQFAERLWQALGCAGEPVRTEAALLPAGQAVKGGGTFFTPLDADLEVKVMGA; encoded by the coding sequence ATGGCCAAGTTCAGCATCGTCACCGCGGCTCCACCCACGCCCAACGGAGATCTCCACCTCGGGCATCTCGCGGGCCCCTACTCGGGGGCCGACATCTTCGCCCGCGCCTGCCGGCTGCGGGGCGAGCGGAGCGTGTACGCCACCGGCTCGGACGTGCACCAGAGCTATGTGCCGGCCAAGGCCCGCACCCTGGACCTCGAACCGCTCGACATGGCTCAGGGGTTCGCGGACGAGATCGCCGCGATCTTCTCCTCGGCCGACTTAGCCACCGACTCCTACGTACGCCCCCAGCACTCGCCGCTTCACCGTGAGACCGTCCGCGACTTCATCCGCGCGCTCCACGACGGAGGCCGCCTGGAGCGGCGCACCGAGGACTGCCTGTACTGCGAGCGCTGCCGGCGCTACCTCTTCGAAGCGCATGTCACCGGAGCGTGCCCCCGGTGTGCGGCGGCCAGCGACGGGAACTCCTGCGAGAACTGCGCCTGGCCCAATGTGTGCACCGACCTGGTGGACCCGCGGTGCAACGCCTGCGGCGACACCCCGACGCTCCGTTCCTACGAACGGCTCGTCTTCCCGCTGAGCCGGTATGCCGAACGGCTCGCCGCGTTCCACGACAGGACCGTACTGAGCCCCCAGGTCGAAACCCTGTGCGCGACGCTGACGGAGCACGGCCTGCCGGACATCCCGATCAGCCACCCCACCGACTGGGGCATACCCGTGCCGGTGGAGGGCTTCGAGGACCAGCGCGTCTACGTCTGGGCCGAGATGGTGCCCGGCTACCTCGCCTCGTTCGCCGAAGCGCTGGGCAGTGCCGACGGCAGTGGCGCGGCCGCGGACTGGCGGCAGGTCTGGGACGACCCCGGGACCGAAGTGGTGCAGTTCTTCGGCTTCGACAACGGCTACTTCCACGCGGTGCTGTTCCCGGCCCTCCTCATGGCGTACGACGAGACGCTGCGGCTGCCGGCCGCGCTGCTGTCGAACGAGTTCTACGAGCTCGAAGCGGCCAAGTTCTCCACCAGCAGGCGCCACGCGATCTGGGCGTCCGACCTGCTGGCCCATGTTCCCTCGGACACCGTCCGGTTCGTCCTCGCGTACGACCGTCCCGAGGACCGGCGCACGAACTTCACCTGGGACCGCTTCCGCGCACTGGCGGACGGCGAACTCGTCGGCACCTGGCAGCCCTGGCTCGACGCCCTCTTCACCCGCATGGAGGCGACGGGCTCCGGACGCGTCCCGGACGCCGCGGGCGCCACCCGCTCCCACCTTCGCTACCTCGCCGACCTGGACCGGCTCGCCGAGCGCGGCCACCGCGCGTACCGGGCCGAGGGCTTCTCGCCCCGGCTCGCGACCCGCGTCCTGTGCGAACTCGTGCGCGGCGCCGAGGGGTTCGCGGCGGCCCAGAGCCGTCTGTACGCCTCCCGGCCCGGGTCCGCCGAAGCCGCGGCGGCGCTCGCGGCCGAGGCCGCGACCGCCCATGTCCTCGCCCAGCTCGCCCAGCCCGTCATGCCGCAGTTCGCCGAGCGGCTGTGGCAGGCGCTCGGCTGCGCGGGAGAGCCGGTCCGCACGGAAGCGGCACTCCTTCCCGCCGGGCAGGCGGTCAAGGGCGGCGGCACCTTCTTCACCCCGCTGGACGCGGACCTCGAGGTCAAGGTGATGGGCGCGTGA
- a CDS encoding FAD-dependent oxidoreductase, with protein MTRSQSALVVGGGVFGLSIARELARRGRRVTLVDRQSPGHAVPAGPSTAESRILRCSYGTRQWYSAMAHASAQQWRDLEKEAGRELLVPCGVIGFASRAPSEPADADGELASLAALSELGIPVEKLTPQSVARRFPGVADVDLDFAVYEPESGVLRAREAVGALAESAQRYGCRMLRGAARPDGAGVRIDDAETYTADVVVWTVGAALPDLFPGLTSARAAHQVSYYLDSTAMPCAPGGPAWIDRRRGLYGVGALSPRGVKVVPDVETPVGAPAPAARPELPATARSYLRGRFPALAAAPVATAETCAYAAMEDEEFLVGRHPAHEHVWLVGGDSGHGFKNAPTWGKYVCDVMDGTTTVHSRWRLR; from the coding sequence ATGACCCGTTCACAGAGCGCCCTCGTCGTCGGGGGCGGGGTCTTCGGGCTGTCGATCGCACGGGAACTCGCCCGCCGCGGCCGACGGGTGACCCTCGTCGATCGCCAGTCGCCCGGACACGCCGTCCCCGCCGGCCCGTCGACCGCGGAATCCCGCATCCTGCGCTGTTCGTACGGAACGCGGCAGTGGTACTCCGCGATGGCCCACGCCTCCGCACAGCAATGGCGTGACCTCGAGAAGGAGGCCGGCCGGGAACTCCTGGTCCCCTGCGGTGTCATCGGCTTCGCGTCCCGCGCGCCCTCGGAACCGGCGGACGCCGACGGGGAGCTGGCCTCGCTCGCCGCCCTGAGCGAACTCGGCATCCCTGTCGAGAAGTTGACGCCGCAGTCCGTGGCGCGCCGCTTTCCGGGCGTGGCGGACGTGGACCTGGACTTCGCGGTGTACGAACCCGAGTCGGGCGTGCTCCGGGCCAGGGAGGCCGTGGGGGCCCTGGCCGAGTCGGCGCAGCGGTACGGGTGCCGGATGCTGCGGGGCGCCGCCCGTCCCGACGGTGCCGGGGTGCGGATCGACGACGCCGAGACGTACACCGCGGATGTGGTCGTCTGGACGGTCGGGGCCGCGCTGCCCGACCTCTTCCCCGGGCTGACCTCGGCCCGTGCGGCGCACCAGGTCAGCTACTACCTGGACTCCACGGCGATGCCGTGCGCCCCGGGAGGTCCGGCGTGGATCGATCGCCGCCGCGGCCTCTACGGGGTGGGGGCGCTGAGTCCCCGGGGGGTCAAGGTCGTCCCGGACGTGGAAACGCCCGTCGGCGCGCCCGCACCGGCCGCCCGCCCCGAACTGCCCGCCACGGCCCGGTCGTACCTGCGCGGGCGGTTCCCCGCCCTCGCCGCCGCGCCGGTGGCGACGGCCGAGACCTGTGCCTACGCGGCGATGGAGGACGAGGAATTCCTCGTGGGACGGCATCCGGCCCACGAGCACGTGTGGCTGGTCGGCGGGGACTCGGGCCATGGGTTCAAAAACGCTCCGACGTGGGGGAAGTACGTATGCGACGTGATGGACGGGACGACAACGGTGCACTCCAGATGGCGGCTGCGTTAG